Below is a window of Luteibaculum oceani DNA.
GTAAACCGAAGAATGATTGGTTAGAAGTTGGGGAATTGCAGCTCCTTTAGATATGGCTATTTTAGAATCTTCAATAGCAAAAGACTCCACACCCTTTTTTTCTCCCTCAACTCGAACAGAATCTAGATTTACCGTTCTATTCTGAGCACCGGTATAAAGAGAGCAAAAAAGAAATACAAGATTAATGATCCAACGCATTTACGCTCAATTTTAATGCTTTGGACATCGCCCCGTCCTCAAGATTTAAAAGATACAAGCCCTGTTGCAGACCCGTTAATTTTAATCGATCTACATTTTGCCCTTTAGCTATTAATTCTCCCGAAAGCGAGTATAAACACACCGTTTCCACCTGCTCTCCAAAAAAAACTGTACCGTTGGCATCTACGGGGTTTGGATAAATATTTACATCCACAGCATCAGGTAAAGCTTGATTTATCACACCTACCGCCATTAAATCGAATCCACCTGTATGGTATGCTGTAGGATAAGGGTCGTTGATGGGTCTGCCTAACAAGTCTTTGGTTACAAGGTCGCTGGAAATCATTCCCCCCACATCCTGGATAACTATCCCAGAAATAGAGGCTCCTTCGGGGATTGAAATAGCTAAATCTGACAAGTCGAATGGCGTACCATATGGGTATGGATATTTTCCTGCCAAACCATGAATGAACTCTGGATTGATTCCCTCGGCATCGCTTAATTGTTGGTCAAAAGGAGTTTCGGAATATGTAGAAAAATAGACCGCACTGTCGTTTGGATTAACGATCACTCCTACCCTAGCTAATTCAAGGTAAAAGTTATTTTCACCCGACAGTTTAAATCCATTTTCGAAGACCACAAAATCGTATCCTGGTCCGTTAACAATTGGAGGATTGAAACTTAAAATTGCCTTACCAAGATCTCCAAGAGAAACCACATCTCCGGGCCCAAAAGATTTACCCACAGCATTAGAATCCACTCCAAAAAAGGCTCTGTTTGATGTAGAGTCTTGGAAGGTATAGGTTTTAGAAGGCCTATTTGCATCAATAAATCCGCGCTGCACCACACAGGATTTTGCCCAATTGACGATAACACTTGAATCTTTATGAATTGCGGTGGTTAACTCCGAAGGGGGAGCCGGTGCATATTGGGCTTGCAGCCCAATAAATACCAGGACTAAAAAACTAGATAAAGTGTATTTCATACGTGATTTATTCATCACGCACTTTGATTGATTTAGTATCCGTTCACCGCAGAACCAAACCTCAAAATGCTCCAATCGGGTATTCTGACTTACTGGACATTGTACGCCTTCCCATTACAGTGGCATTGCACAATCATTAACAGCTTACAGCAGCGGGAACTGTTACCGATTTCCACGGTA
It encodes the following:
- a CDS encoding T9SS type A sorting domain-containing protein yields the protein MKYTLSSFLVLVFIGLQAQYAPAPPSELTTAIHKDSSVIVNWAKSCVVQRGFIDANRPSKTYTFQDSTSNRAFFGVDSNAVGKSFGPGDVVSLGDLGKAILSFNPPIVNGPGYDFVVFENGFKLSGENNFYLELARVGVIVNPNDSAVYFSTYSETPFDQQLSDAEGINPEFIHGLAGKYPYPYGTPFDLSDLAISIPEGASISGIVIQDVGGMISSDLVTKDLLGRPINDPYPTAYHTGGFDLMAVGVINQALPDAVDVNIYPNPVDANGTVFFGEQVETVCLYSLSGELIAKGQNVDRLKLTGLQQGLYLLNLEDGAMSKALKLSVNALDH